AAATTGTTTTTAAGCCAAAAGTATCTCCCATGCAGCGACAGTTGGCTATAGATAAAATTGAAGGATTGAAAGAGCGCATCGAAAAAGGAGAAGATTTCGGTATGCTTGCACTGATCTACTCGGAAGATCCCGGTTCGGCTCAAAATAATGGAGACTTGGGTTTTGTAAGCCGCGGGGAAATGGTAAAGGAATTCGAAGCAGCAGCTTTCAGACTTGAACCTGGTGAGGTTTCAGATATTGTAGAAACAAAATTTGGTTACCACCTTATCAAAATGACTGAAATGAAAGGGCAACGTGCAAGACTCAGCCATATTCTCGTATCACCCAAGATCACTTCTTTTGATTTAAAAGATACACGTAAAAGGGCAGATAGTGTGAAAACATTGCTCGATGAAGGAAAGATCGGTTTTCAGGAGGCAGTAAAACTTTATTCAGAAGACGAAGGAACAAAACACAGTGGCGGAATGCTTGTCAATCAAAACACAGGAAGCAATTCATTTGAAATTTCGCAACTCGATAAGTCTGTTTACTTTGGAATTGATAAGCTCAAACCCGGTGAATTTTCAAAACCCATGCTATTTCAAGATGAAAGAAGCCAGGAACAAGCTTATAGGGTATTGTATCTAAAATCACAAACAGAGCCGCATGAGGCCAATTTAAAAGATGATTACGACCGAATTAAAAAAGCCGCATTGCAGCAGAAAGAAGATCAGGTATTGCGAAAGTGGCTTAGCATGCGAATAAAAGAAACCTATATTAGAGTAGATAATTTCTACAATTGTGAGAATATTAAGAAATGGGAAAAACCCGATGTAATTACCAAAAGCTATGAATGATACTTTTAAGAATGATGTAGAGGCAGTAGATGCCTTGGCAGTGAATTATAAAAAATTAAAAAAAGAAATTGGCAAAGTTATAATTGGCCAGGATGCTGTAGTAGAAAGCGTTTTGATTTCAATTTTGAGCAATGGCCACAGCCTTTTGGTAGGCGTGCCTGGTCTTGCAAAAACTTTGTTGGTCAATACACTGGCAGATGTGCTGGACCTCTCCTACAAAAGAATTCAATTCACTCCTGATTTAATGCCCTCTGATATTACAGGTTCTGAAACCTACGAGCAAAACAGTGGCTTTAAATTTAATAAGGGACCAGTTTTTGCCAATATCATTCTGGCCGATGAAATTAACCGAACGCCTCCAAAGACCCAGGCAGCACTTTTGGAAGCCATGCAGGAAAGAACAGTTACTGCAGCTGGGCAAATGTACAGATTGGAAGAACCCTTTTTTGTGCTTGCAACGCAAAATCCTATTGAACAAGAAGGTACTTATCCTTTGCCCGAAGCTCAGCTCGATCGTTTTATGTTTAATATTGTATTGGATTATCCCAGTTTCAATGAAGAGCTCGACATTGTAAAGAGCACTACCGGAGGTGTGAAAGCCACAGTAAATAAATGCTTGAGTGGAGAGGAAATCATAGCATTTCAACAGTTGATTAAAAAAGTGCCGGTTCCCGATAATGTGTTAGAATATGCAGTAAGGCTTGTGGGCAAAACACGCCCAGACAGTGAAGCGGCAGCAGAAATTGTAAAAGAATACCTCGATTGGGGTGCAGGGCCCAGGGCATCTCAATTTTTGGTTATTGGTGCCAAATGCCATGCCGCATTAAAAGGAAAATATTCACCTGATATTGAAGATGTGAAGGCTGTAGCATTGCCAATTTTGCGCCATAGAATTGTAAAGAACTACAAAGCTGAAGCGGAAAACATCTCAAATGATGATATTATTAGAAAAATTCTTTGAGACATCACCGGATCGCGCATATAGAATCCCTTATTTAATGGCAGATTATGCCTAACTTTGCAACTCAATCAAAAGCCGGGAATGAGCGACCAAATTAAGCATGA
The Chitinophagales bacterium DNA segment above includes these coding regions:
- a CDS encoding peptidylprolyl isomerase — translated: MAIVGDGIILLSDVELQYQQIKLENENVTEDMKCNLLEDLMTQKMYLQQAKLDSLVISEDEVENELNKRIQYFISMIGSQERLEEYYGKSITSIKDEFRKDIRDQLLSRRMRDKIFEGVKVTPSEVKTFFNKIHKDSLPYFNAEVEIGQIVFKPKVSPMQRQLAIDKIEGLKERIEKGEDFGMLALIYSEDPGSAQNNGDLGFVSRGEMVKEFEAAAFRLEPGEVSDIVETKFGYHLIKMTEMKGQRARLSHILVSPKITSFDLKDTRKRADSVKTLLDEGKIGFQEAVKLYSEDEGTKHSGGMLVNQNTGSNSFEISQLDKSVYFGIDKLKPGEFSKPMLFQDERSQEQAYRVLYLKSQTEPHEANLKDDYDRIKKAALQQKEDQVLRKWLSMRIKETYIRVDNFYNCENIKKWEKPDVITKSYE
- a CDS encoding MoxR family ATPase, whose translation is MNDTFKNDVEAVDALAVNYKKLKKEIGKVIIGQDAVVESVLISILSNGHSLLVGVPGLAKTLLVNTLADVLDLSYKRIQFTPDLMPSDITGSETYEQNSGFKFNKGPVFANIILADEINRTPPKTQAALLEAMQERTVTAAGQMYRLEEPFFVLATQNPIEQEGTYPLPEAQLDRFMFNIVLDYPSFNEELDIVKSTTGGVKATVNKCLSGEEIIAFQQLIKKVPVPDNVLEYAVRLVGKTRPDSEAAAEIVKEYLDWGAGPRASQFLVIGAKCHAALKGKYSPDIEDVKAVALPILRHRIVKNYKAEAENISNDDIIRKIL